Within the Vigna angularis cultivar LongXiaoDou No.4 chromosome 10, ASM1680809v1, whole genome shotgun sequence genome, the region GTCCAAAATGTAACGTCACGTATTAGAAGAATACAATGCCGTGTTCAATTCTAGAATGTGTTAAATTTGGATAACAATGTTATGCATAAGAACAATACAATGTTAAATGTTACAATTTAAAGTGTGCTTCTACTTTTGgttaaatttatatgttttgttttcgTGTTTGATTGATGTTTAAATTTTTGCTATTTGTGATGATTTACGTGTTCAATTATAGAGTGTGTTAAGTTTTGATAATAATATTAGGTGTAAAAAGAATacaatcttaaaatttataattaaaagtgtgtttctacctttgattaaaatttgtttgttatttatttttttattaagtataatattttattataaaaccaATTGTGTATGTAGATTAAAAGGGAGTGTCAAACGATACTTTTTCTTGTACAATATATTTATCCAAGCAAGGGTTATAAAAAGGACaatgtttttttaagaatttttttttaataataatatataagtgtgATGATTTGTGATTCACtggttttaaatattatttttagaaataaattcaaacatatcaattataccaataaaatgtaaagaaaaatatactataacacatttttaaatcatttgaCACAGGatataaacataaaatgataacaaaaagtgtaaaattttgtatttttttagaaagaaaagtaaaaaagaataatatcaagtaaaatatttagatatatcaaataaaatatttagatatatCAAAGTATATTTTTCATACCTAAATTTGTTAACTTGTATTTGAAACAGAACAGTAAAAAAGTTGTTTGTTAATGTGAATTTTTCCTTCCGAAAACTGCAACTTGTCTATGTACATGGAGAGGGTCACTAACATCACTTTCTAAGCGAAAAATATCTCAAGAAAATGCAACGAGGTTGCTAAAAGAGTTGTacacaataaattttattaaattttggttGGTTATGGTGCATCAAGTTATCTGTTTTTGTGGAGCATGCAGAAGAACCAATAATGGAGGGAATCGACGAGAACAGAAGGTACTCTGAGGCTGTCACGTTGGAGTCGTTCGAGAGCTTATCAAAGTACAAGAGAGCGTTGTTGGCGACGCCGTGGAGGCTAGTGGATCGAATGACGGGTCGGTCGATGGAGGACGTGGAGTTGGTGGAAGTCAAGCGGCGCAGCCACCATGAGATGAAGAAGACTCTTACGTGGTGGGATCTCATATGGTTCGGAATGGGCAGCGTCATAGGTTCCGGCATCTTTGTCCTCACCGGCTTTGAGGTCAGGAACCACGTCGGACCCGCCGTTGTTTTGTCCTACGTTATCTCCGGCGTCTCTGCCATGCTTTCTGTCTTCTGCTACACCGAATTCGCCGTCGAAATTCCCGTCGCTGgtatctttctttcttcttctttgcacGTGTTTTTCAAACCTCACCCAGGTATATAAATGGATAATTATTAGGCGGTTCGTTTGCGTACCTGAGAGTGGAGCTCGGCGATTTCGTGGCGTACATTGCATCCGGCAACATCCTTCTGGAGTACGTGGTGGGCGGCGCCGCCGTGGCACGCTCCTGGACCTCCTATTTCGCCACTCTCTGCAACCAAGACCCCGACAAGTTCCTCATCCATGCCCACCACCTCTCTGCCGACTACAGCAACCTCGACCCCATCGCCGTCGCCGTCCTCTTCATCATTGGCCTCTTCGCCGTCTCCAGCACCAAGGGCTCCTCCCGCTTCAACTACCTCGCCTCCATCCTccacctcctcgtcctcctcttcatcatcgtcGCCGGCCTCACCAAAGCCAACGCCGCTAACTACTCCTCCTTTCTTCCCTTCGGATCCCGCGGCATCTTCCAGGTAAAGAAAACTTTGATCTTTTGCATGATTCAAAACCAGTTTGAGTAGTTGAGATTGATTAGTTGATTCATTATCCAATTCTTTGGAGCTAGTTTTACTGTAGTTTGGTTGATGAATCTAATCCATCCTACTTGCAGGCGGCGGCGGTGTTGTTCTTCGCGTACGTGGGATTCGACGCGGTTTCCACGATGGCGGAGGAGACGAAGAACCCTGGCAGGGACATTCCGTTGGGGCTGATAGGGTCGATGATGTGCACCACGCTTGTGTACTGCATGCTGTCGGTGACCCTGTGTTTGATGCAGAGGTTTTCAGAGGTTGACGAGAAAGCTGCTTTCTCTGTGGCGTTTGAAGCGGTAGGGATGAGTTGGGCGAAGTACATAGTTGCATTTGGGGCGTTGAAAGGAATGACAAGCGTTCTCCTTGTTGGTGCTGTGGGACAAGCCAGGTATCTCACTCACATTGCTAGAACGCAGTTGCTACCTCCATGGCTTGCTAAGGTACGTAACAACAAACAAATGTTGCCAAAATAACACAAACACAACAACACAATATAGACTTCTCACAAACAACCCTTTTTACTGCAAGGTAAACGAGAGAACTGGGACACCCATCAATGCCACGGTTGTCATGCTTGGTGCCACTGCCATTGTTGCATTCTTCACAAAACTTGATGTTCTTGCTAACCTTCTTTCGATCTCCACTCTCTTCTTGTTCTCCCTTGTGGCGCTGGCCCTGTTGGTTCGCCGCTACTGTGCAAGAGGGGTGGCTACACAAGCCAACATTGTGAAGTTCGTTCTCTGCGTTGCTCTCATATTGGGTTCTTCTGTTGCATCAGCTGTTTACTGGGCCAACACCACGAAATGGGTTGGTTACACCATCATGGTGCCGCTTTGGCTTGTGGGAACAGTGGGTATTTGGCTTTTGGTTCCGATGACGAAGAAGCCAAAGGTTTGGGGTGTGCCACTGGTGCCGTTCCTGCCATCAGCTTCCATTGGCATCAATGTTTTCCTTCTTGGTTCGTTGGATAAAGCTTCGTTCAGAAGATTTGGATTCTGGACTGCGATTCTGCTGGTGTATTACCTGTTTGTGGGATTGCATTCCTCTTATGACATGGCACAGATACTGAAGAAGGAGAAAGTGGAGAGCTTGACTGAGTCAAAGTTGgatgaagaaaatgttgttCCATCTCTGACAGAGTCTGGTACAAAAAATGAAGATCATCATAACTTAAACAATTGATTTGGCTGCTGTTCATATTCCACTCTGTTGTGTTGTTTTTACAGAAGATATAAAATCAAGTTCTTTTAAATTCCCTGTAATAAAATGAAGAAGTCACAGGACCAAGTAAGTCACTTAGTTTTGTATTCGGGAAAATCACAGgaccaactttttttttaataactttaaaaaaaaatagaatatgtgtcactattttattatttggtatatttattaaaaaacattttccaatCCATTAATATCATCTCCAAGGTGCACTATagaattttataagttttagcAATATTgtttttgattatatttattaaaaatgttattgtaTATATCCTActactataaataatattaattaattttttaaaaatattatcgtagataaattaatttactcTATAATAGTATTTTACTAAAATGTAACTAACActgtaaaaaattaattaaatatagactaattgaaaattgattataatattagttattgtagtaacaaaaaattattttataaattaaaaattattagtatctaaaattattattattattaccaaaattgtataatataaattagataTTATAACTTTTgcaaaagaagatgaaaaagatGGAGATTTTAATAATGCAGAAAGCTCGGACATTGTGCTCCTAGAAAGGAGACCTAGGATTGGATAAGTTGGGTTGTTTGAAGCTAAGCATAAGAAAGAAGATCGGGTTGTTTAAGATTGAGCAAATACATATCAAGGTGTCTAGAGCTAAGCAATAGAAGATTAAGTTGTCTAAGGTAGAGGAGATGTTTTATCAAAAGCTATCTGTGAAAGTAGCGTTTAGCTATCATATGTGCATATTTAATAAGACACTAAGACAATCTTTTAAGCTTCAGTGTTTATCATTTCTTGTTCATAAAACGCTAACTTTATTTACTTATATCATCTATTAGatgattcattttgaaaaatgttttatttctttgtaCGTTGTTCATAAACTTTGTTCATTAGACAATTTAATCTAGAAAACATTATCATAAACTTTATTATTTGTGTAAAAgatgttacaaaatatttttcttttagacaTTATTTCTTTAACAtgactttttgtacaaaacaaTACTTcgttcaatgtttttttttaaacttcaaaacttgagGTGCTTAGGCAGTATAATCTCTAGACGATCTTGTTTGAATACAATTTGGAAACACTTTAAGCCTATAAATAGATATATCTTCTCCATGTAAATTAACTTTGAGGTTAGTATTGTTATGCTGGTAATTTATTGTGTCATCTTACTTGCCTCTAAAGTCATGGCTAGAGCATCCAATGTGGTCTCTCCTCTAGCCACATTCCTTGAGAGTTGACCCAACTTCTCTTAAGAGCACCAAACATCACCATTTTCCACCCTTCTAACATCTAAATCGAGAGCATCCCCACTATACAACCCTATTTCTTTCACACACTCACCTTCATAGCTTAAGGAGGAGGCTATCAACTCTTTATGGTAAGAAGTGCAGAACACCTTTGTGTTACTATTAGATGGAGAGTCCTTATTGGTAGGACCCGAGTTGATACAACAGACCACATAGAAAGTAAGGTAGATACAGGGTAGCATGAAGGCATCACAAAGACAGAAGTCTTATGCTGATTAAAGAAGAAGACATTGGGTTTGTAGTTGGGGAATATGTTTTTTCTGAGGGTGACTCCTTTCACTAGCGTGGGAAGAGCTAACCATTCTATGATATTATCTTCAAAGTTCATTAGACCATATCAAACTTTTGGGAGTTTTGGTCCACTAGCTTATGAAATTGCTTTGTCTCCTCGAGTAGAAAATCTCTAGAGTGTGTTCCAAATCTCTCAATTTAGAAAGTATGTGTTTGACCCTAGTCATGTGTTAGAGTTAGATGAAGTGCAAATAAATGAGAATTTTTCTATGGAAGCTTGGCCAATAGAAATTGTGGACCATCAAAGTAAAGGTCTTATGAGATGCTAGATCAAGTGATTCTACATGCGAGATAGTAAAGGATATGAAGAGACCATATCCCCCACTTATTGTCTGGTGAATAAATTTTCAAGTATTAAAATTttttgagttaaatatatttttagtcccttaacttttcaataaaatttataattaatcaattatttaaacttTGTTCTAATTTTAGAATTAGTCCATTTTCTATagagtttatttaaaaaatcttattatcTCTCTAGAAAAACCTTTCTCTTAAAtctctttgttttttctataaaatataaatcattaatGTGTTATTCAATCAAAGACCATCTATCTCCCAAActcattatttcattaataatatatttattgtatagtTTAAGAACCTTATACGTAAAGTAGCTTCTCCGACATGTATCTTCCTAAAAGTTTAACTTCAACCTATAACAAGACTttccattttatattttatgttttggtcAAATCATCTTCCTTCAGTTTTCCACCTACCTCACTTAAATCTTTTCACTACCCAGACATATAttgctttttattattttcaagtcTCTCTAATTCCTATATTTTGattctaaaatatctttttatattggataagattttaaaattatattatatatgcatcAATTAAGGAATAGGATTATTAGAGTTGGCATGAATTGAATATATACTTCTCATACTTTGTTTTTCTGATCTACTTTTACCCTTTCAATTatcatttgaatattttttcttgttattatGTATTACAAAAAATCCACAAAAAGATGTACAATTTAACAATTATAAGGTGCCCAACTAAAACCCAACAACCTATTGGAATAATTTGATCAGTTAATTTTTGAATacaaattctggaagtttcagTTACacgaatataaataaaaacgaTTGTcaaaataaactataaactatattgtttttaatacCTACTTATTAACTTTTCTACTTTTATgctaacttttaaaatttctccAATGCTTGTTTAATAATAAGCTGTGACAGCAAATGTTTCTAGTCAAAATTTCATAATGTAACCCTTATAGGACTAATTTATATGGGTTGTTTAAAATGCATAGCAAAACTGCTCTTCGTCATTGATTCCCATTATGGGAGATCCAAAcaagtaatataatttaatattcaatttttaaatatttaataattatccATTTATtggatatgtttaataaatactGGTTAATGAAACACCATTTTTAAGCATTAAATTAGTGCATGATATCTTGATGGTATTAAAAACTAGCAACCCAACAAAATGAGCAGGTGAGGTTTGAAAATCGGTTGTTGTTGGTGTGAGTATCtagaagaaatataataatatatacttttgtttTCGTgtgaattatattattattattattattattattattttaatttcttacgTAGTAATTTTAGTCTCCcttattctaattattattcCTCGATTAATTGAAATCTATTGATGTCATGTACACTCACttgataaaaactaaaattgcaCCTTTGAATATTCGGGAATCAAAGCAATATAGCTAAAGTCTGAAGAATAATGCTTGAAAACAAACTTAATTTTGGTATACCCACtacctaaaaaataaatataaaacatatttaaaacgctagaaaaaaaattcaatcagtATAGTtgagtataaaatataaaaattgtttacttttttattaaaggatgacttattattattatcctggtctaacatatttttatttggcAACCTTTCAATATTTAAGTTTTcgatttacttatttattttggtttatcCTTATTGaacacaattttgtttttatttccttttcaatatcactttctttttcaatttctcaatattatatttagattttcatttttttttttgtttactttcaTTCAACAAGACCACATTAAT harbors:
- the LOC108334740 gene encoding cationic amino acid transporter 1, encoding MEGIDENRRYSEAVTLESFESLSKYKRALLATPWRLVDRMTGRSMEDVELVEVKRRSHHEMKKTLTWWDLIWFGMGSVIGSGIFVLTGFEVRNHVGPAVVLSYVISGVSAMLSVFCYTEFAVEIPVAGGSFAYLRVELGDFVAYIASGNILLEYVVGGAAVARSWTSYFATLCNQDPDKFLIHAHHLSADYSNLDPIAVAVLFIIGLFAVSSTKGSSRFNYLASILHLLVLLFIIVAGLTKANAANYSSFLPFGSRGIFQAAAVLFFAYVGFDAVSTMAEETKNPGRDIPLGLIGSMMCTTLVYCMLSVTLCLMQRFSEVDEKAAFSVAFEAVGMSWAKYIVAFGALKGMTSVLLVGAVGQARYLTHIARTQLLPPWLAKVNERTGTPINATVVMLGATAIVAFFTKLDVLANLLSISTLFLFSLVALALLVRRYCARGVATQANIVKFVLCVALILGSSVASAVYWANTTKWVGYTIMVPLWLVGTVGIWLLVPMTKKPKVWGVPLVPFLPSASIGINVFLLGSLDKASFRRFGFWTAILLVYYLFVGLHSSYDMAQILKKEKVESLTESKLDEENVVPSLTESGTKNEDHHNLNN